In Topomyia yanbarensis strain Yona2022 chromosome 2, ASM3024719v1, whole genome shotgun sequence, one DNA window encodes the following:
- the LOC131681667 gene encoding CCR4-NOT transcription complex subunit 1 isoform X1, producing MNQEPCSNALTQITYLVSNLNKKNLASSSRQLAQFVKDFGLEADRHLLRCLFSAIDFPGAAAGDASVGSSRSSNSNNNSSPLQARLLSQELVGLLDKPQLVGNICQAVDDPLPHQRTLVPSVNLATQIARTLNCSLIQEAALSLALLHSAHPDTVLSAEALGRSCLGELIQSYIDLEPSQPNQEGSLNDVSPEVLQHILSLISHDKHRVLGLSDTTYVKFVQQLCRDFPRDRVPLILAPLLYPEDSEISAESVKLNSQALLRSSVMDTAWGSLVMEIGYTFTTSLEDCKNHLLKVGGREISAQDVAKIISSMCLTHASLSESSINLPTPSSFWPQGNDPGGKGKDSQGGGSGGENSTWKPEIFVQALKEVIPGLNWKDVCLALDHPEFLIKDRAGLSLLLSIVKMGVQSSGLGQHFPVECVYQRWTNVEGQLSLITMILKCPDLYSFADHIYTSVSVDLLKTPPETDNKEVASWMSLHLVDVLLYIADNGFYAQAMELFKIPIQLCPDIIFMALLQINPPVSVSRQELFTTLIPIFLGNHPNSGTILHHAWNNTNFNPSLRHIILHSMSEWYLRGENDQSRLSRILDVAQDLKALSNLLNVRSFIFIIDLACLASRREYLKLEKWLADKIREHGEPFVKTIIKFLQRRCPQIMVGKFADEQIPKSAQLPPETLSTILTCLQACVGNVSQEVAEIIMGMAQYNLLLTSKTRAQQAPQQQQPPPPGVLRPHRGLETPFNASALGGQIFPGPSVEPLSGLAGNMAGLNLGAPGNSAFSFGSALGNLVSTPASPSRLLAGPSNSPFPLMSMPPTAPVGNIGRLPQTPTGDKLTLPNAGQTSFPEIGCQQVSKEVEDEANSYFQRIYNHPPHNNLSIDEVLDMLQRFKDSPIRRECDVYQCMLRNLFEEYKFFPQYPDKELQITAQLFGGMVERNLVTTYVALGLALRCVLDALKKQEGSKMYYFGITALDRFKNKLHLYPKYCEYVHSIPHFDQFPPHLIEYIEFGAQGLEPPNKTLGPGPLPASITQLLPGPSVVAGGNPLYRSNSVTGTSNLTAAAAPAPAKVNLGTQLTTSSQPPRVKSIANATNIDTLLVATQDGEEKIITPPDAMQDKTAFIFNNLSQINLQQKCEEIKDIIQKDYHAWLAQYLVLKRASIEVNFHVLYSNFLDALKISEINKLVTKETFRNIKVLLRSDKGIANFSDRSLLKNLGHWLGMMTLGRNKPILQLDIDMKSLLVEAYNKGQQELLYVVPFVAKVLESCAKSKVFKPPNPWTMAIMNVLAELHQEQDLKLNLKFEIEVLCKNLNIDVTDLKPAVYLKDPERAQNIEYQLSQPKLVKEMQPIPVMQQVAEEMVSAGPSGSPAIPVMDPSLAVTGPPEPRFHYSDINIASFACINQHVTYSPNITLLHTHPHLKQIVKTALERTITDWITPVVERSVKIASKTCEQIIKKDFALDSDEQRMRTASHNLARNLAAGMAMITCRDQLMQNIQTNIKTAFMTTLSPAQKDVAEAAANQLAADNMELVSAFIQKTAIEKVVPEMDKLLATEYDMRKIARQEGRRYCDASVLTYQAERMPERIRLSVGGVSLSQLAVYEEFARNIPGFQPITDRDNALFAPKLVVDPIPQQQQVPQFAAAAAAVAAVTPDEIGVLYDELASKMEAFLNSAVNMPQLQVHVNNMHTLLECLIISRRSRENLTACNLLNKAVEGIMEGLMNIPDHIDQIKLYRDIHLRVMRLLQDPRAFGPVWTNKAITRYMLECREDVRYNVEAVDLLISSNFVNMPQYDMMLMQLMDNGNNYVAVVFAMQLVQTYFIDERPNSVITENDLLNTIDLLARLAVHSRAPEGLAHLIEMLRSNHDPNTFLVDRALAGPTSYIHSGIIQARATDIEDPPGFADRTEYLLKDWITIYHTQAAGRDPIKAFSIFVNKMNVYGILKGDEPLTRFFRHATQCCIDLTYRNMNDPSSKSKIFQWIDAYVRLIALLVKHSGESGNSSTKLNLLNKVLGIVVGILLQDQEVHGTAFQQLGYHRIFIMLFLELSAHDPVLENISLSVITAFCHTFHILRPSLAPGFCYSWLELISHRVFIGRILASIPQQKGWSMYSQLLIDLFKYLAPFLRNAELAKPVQHLYKGTLRVLLVLLHDFPEFLCDYHFGFCDVIPPNCIQMRNLILSAYPRNMRLPDPFTPNLKVDMLTDIGGAPRIFTNYAAAITPNSFKKDLDSYLKARSPVTFLSELRSNLQISNEPGSRYNIPLMNALVLYVGTQAIAHIRSSKNLGPTMATIVHSAHMDIFQNLAVDLDNEGRYLFLNAIANQLRYPNSHTHYFSCAILYLFVEANSEAIQEQITRVLLERLIVNRPHPWGLLITFIELIKNPAYKFWDHDFVHCAPEIEKLFESVANSCMVVKSKSQQQMPNVESEIAECN from the exons ACTCTTGTACCATCGGTCAACCTTGCGACGCAAATTGCGAGAACCCTCAACTGTTCGCTGATTCAGGAAGCCGCCCTTTCGTTGGCCCTACTCCACTCCGCACATCCGGACACTGTACTCAGCGCGGAAGCTCTCGGTCGTAGCTGTTTGGGTGAACTTATTCAGTCTTACATCGATTTAG AACCCAGTCAACCGAACCAGGAAGGAAGTCTAAACGACGTTTCGCCTGAAGTCTTGCAGCACATTCTTTCGCTCATCTCCCACGACAAACATCGAGTGCTTGGTCTGTCGGATACAACCTACGTCAAGTTTGTGCAGCAGCTGTGTCGCGATTTTCCGCGGGATCGAGTACCCTTGATACTAGCTCCATTACTTTACCCAGAAGACTCGGAAATTTCGGCCGAATCGGTCAAACTGAATTCGCAAGCCCTGCTGCGTTCGTCTGTGATGGACACGGCTTGGGGCAGTCTAGTGATGGAGATTGGTTATACTTTTACGACCTCGTTGGAGGACTGTAAAAATCATCTGCTCAAGGTCGGTGGAAGGGAGATTTCGGCGCAAGATGTTGCCAAGATAATATCGTCTATGTGTTTAACGCATGCGTCTCTTTCGGAGAGTAGTATCAATTTACCGACACCCAGTAGCTTTTGGCCGCAAGGAAATGATCCTGGAGGGAAAGGAAAGGATAGTCAAGGTGGGGGTTCCGGAGGAGAGAACAGCACCTGGAAGCCGGAGATTTTTGTGCAGGCTCTGAAGGAAGTAATACCAGGTTTGAATTGGAAGGATGTCTGTTTGGCGCTAGATCATCCGGAATTTCTTATCAAGGATAGAGCAGGGCTTTCATTGCTGTTATCGATTGTAAAAATGGGAGTCCAATCTAGTGGTTTGGGACAGCATTTCCCCGTAGAGTGTGTCTATCAGCGCTGGACAAACGTGGAAGGCCAGCTGTCGTTGATTACAATGATTTTGAAGTGTCCAGATTTGTACTCATTTGCTGATCATATCTACACGAGCGTTTCGGTCGACTTACTGAAAACGCCACCGGAAACGGATAATAAAGAGGTAGCTTCGTGGATGTCTCTTCATCTGGTTGACGTTCTGCTGTATATCGCTGACAATGGATTCTACGCCCAAGCTATGGAGCTATTCAAAATTCCGATTCAACTGTGCCCAGATATAATTTTTATGGCACTCTTGCAGATCAATCCACCGGTCTCTGTCTCGCGTCAGGAGCTGTTCACGACACTGATTCCTATATTTCTAGGAAATCATCCAAATTCTGGAACCATTTTACATCACGCCTGGAACAATACCAATTTCAATCCCTCATTGAGACACATTATTTTACATTCGATGAGTGAGTGGTATCTTCGTGGAGAGAACGATCAATCGCGCCTGTCTCGCATACTGGATGTAGCCCAAGATCTGAAGGCACTTtcaaatttgttgaacgttagaTCATTTATTTTCATAATTGATTTGGCTTGTTTGGCCTCACGGCGTGAGTATTTGAAATTGGAAAAGTGGCTGGCCGACAAAATACGTGAACACGGGGAACCGTTTGTGAAGACCATCATCAAATTTCTTCAACGACGCTGTCCACAGATCATGGTCGGAAAATTTGCTGACGAACAAATTCCTAAATCAGCTCAGCTACCACCGGAGACGTTGAGTACGATTTTGACTTGTTTGCAAGCATGTGTTGGTAATGTTAGCCAAGAAGTAGCGGAAATTATTATGGGAATGGCTCAATATAATCTGCTGTTGACCAGTAAAACTCGCGCCCAACAGGCACCTCAACAGCAACAACCTCCGCCGCCTGGTGTTCTAAGACCGCACCGTGGTTTGGAAACCCCCTTCAATGCTTCAGCTTTGGGAGGACAGATCTTCCCAGGGCCATCTGTTGAGCCACTTTCCGGATTGGCTGGCAATATGGCTGGTTTGAACCTGGGTGCTCCAGGGAATAGTGCTTTTAGTTTCGGAAGTGCCCTCGGAAATCTTGTATCGACTCCAGCATCTCCGTCTAGGCTGCTAGCTGGTCCATCAAACAGTCCTTTCCCGTTGATGTCAATGCCGCCAACGGCACCAGTTGGGAATATCGGACGCTTGCCGCAAACTCCCACAGGAGACAAGTTGACATTACCCAATGCAGGTCAAACTTCCTTCCCAGAGATCGGTTGTCAGCAGGTATCGAAAGAAGTCGAAGATGAAGCTAACAGCTACTTCCAGCGGATATACAATCATCCACCGCACAATAATTTGTCTATCGATGAAGTGTTAGATATGCTACAGCGCTTCAAAGATTCGCCGATTCGTCGAGAATGTGACGTATATCAATGTATGCTGCGCAACTTGTTCGAGGAATACAAGTTTTTCCCTCAGTATCCGGACAAGGAACTGCAGATCACGGCGCAGCTTTTTGGAGGCATGGTCGAAAGAAACCTGGTTACTACCTATGTTGCCCTGGGTCTAGCACTTCGTTGTGTTCTTGATGCTCTGAAGAAGCAAGAAGGATCCAAGATGTATTATTTTGGCATCACAGCATTGGACCGTTTCAAAAACAAACTGCACCTGTACCCAAAGTACTGCGAATACGTTCATTCAATTCCGCACTTCGATCAGTTCCCACCGCACTTGATTGAGTACATCGAATTTGGAGCACAAGGCCTAGAACCACCGAACAAAACACTTGGACCAGGACCACTACCTGCATCCATCACCCAACTTTTACCGGGGCCATCTGTAGTAGCCGGTGGAAATCCGCTTTACCGTAGTAATTCTGTAACAGGAACTAGCAACctgacagcagcagcagctccGGCACCAGCAAAGGTTAATCTGGGAACACAGCTAACTACCAGTTCCCAACCACCGCGTGTTAAGTCCATTGCTAATGCGACTAACATCGATACCCTGCTGGTAGCCACTCAGGATGGAGAAGAGAAGATCATCACTCCACCAGACGCCATGCAGGACAAAACTGCCTTCATCTTCAACAATTTGAGTCAAATCAATCTTCAACAAAAGTGCGAAGAAATTAAAGATATCATTCAAAAGGACTACCATGCATGGTTGGCTCAGTACCTGGTGCTGAAACGAGCTTCAATAGAAGTTAATTTCCACGTGTTGTACTCCAACTTTCTGGATgcccttaaaatttcagaaatcaacaAACTGGTGACAAAGGAAACTTTTCGGAACATCAAAGTACTTCTACGTTCCGATAAAGGAATTGCCAACTTTTCCGACAGAAGTTTGCTTAAGAACCTGGGTCACTGGCTCGGAATGATGACATTGGGACGTAACAAACCGATTCTGCAGTTAGATATTGATATGAAATCACTCCTGGTGGAAGCATACAATAAGGGTCAGCAAGAGCTTCTGTATGTGGTTCCATTTGTGGCCAAAGTGCTTGAATCTTGCGCAAAAAGTAAGGTGTTCAAGCCTCCAAATCCATGGACGATGGCCATCATGAATGTATTGGCAGAGCTACATCAAGAGCAGGATCTTAAATTAAATCTAAAATTCGAGATTGAGGTTCTATGCAAGAACCTGAACATTGATGTTACAGATTTGAAGCCAGCGGTGTACTTGAAGGATCCGGAACGTGCCCAAAATATTGAGTATCAGCTTTCCCAGCCGAAATTGGTTAAGGAAATGCAACCGATACCTGTTATGCAGCAGGTTGCCGAGGAAATGGTGTCTGCCGGACCTTCTGGATCTCCGGCCATTCCTGTTATGGACCCATCACTAGCCGTTACTGGTCCCCCTGAACCACGCTTCCATTACTCCGATATCAACATCGCCAGTTTTGCTTGTATCAATCAACATGTGACCTACTCGCCAAACATCACACTCCTGCATACTCACCCTCATCTAAAACAAATCGTCAAAACAGCCTTGGAACGAACCATCACCGATTGGATTACTCCGGTTGTGGAGAGAAGCGTCAAAATCGCGTCTAAAACTTGTGAGCAGATCATCAAAAAAGACTTTGCTCTCGATTCGGACGAGCAACGCATGCGAACAGCATCCCATAATTTGGCACGCAATCTGGCAGCTGGTATGGCGATGATCACCTGCCGCGATCAGCTGATGCAAAACATTCAGACCAACATTAAAACCGCCTTCATGACGACACTCAGCCCGGCGCAGAAGGACGTGGCGGAAGCTGCAGCGAACCAGTTAGCTGCAGACAACATGGAGCTGGTATCGGCGTTCATACAGAAAACTGCTATTGAGAAAGTTGTTCCCGAAATGGATAAACTGCTCGCAACGGAATACGATATGCGTAAAATTGCTCGCCAGGAAGGCCGCAGATACTGCGACGCCAGTGTATTGACTTACCAGGCTGAGCGAATGCCGGAACGGATTCGGTTGAGCGTTGGAGGAGTCTCGCTAAGCCAACTGGCGGTGTACGAGGAGTTTGCAAGAAATATTCCCGGCTTCCAACCAATTACCGATCGAGATAATGCGCTGTTTGCACCGAAGTTGGTAGTG GATCCGATTCCACAGCAGCAACAGGTTCCGCAGTTCGCAGCTGCAGCCGCCGCTGTTGCCGCTGTAACTCCAGATGAGATTGGTGTGCTGTATGATGAACTAGCGAGCAAGATGGAAGCGTTCCTGAATAGTGCGGTCAATATGCCACAGTTGCAG GTACACGTCAACAATATGCACACACTGCTGGAGTGTCTGATCATTTCGCGTCGGTCCCGGGAAAACCTAACCGCTTGTAACCTGCTGAACAAAGCCGTCGAAGGTATAATGGAAGGTCTGATGAACATTCCCGACCATATCGATCAGATCAAACTATACAGAGACATTCATCTTCGGGTGATGCGGTTGCTACAGGACCCACGTGCATTCGGGCCAGTTTGGACTAATAAGGCGATCACTCGTTACATGCTCGAATGTCGCGAAGACGTTCGTTACAACGTGGAAGCTGTTGACCTgttgatttcatcaaattttgtCAACATGCCCCAGTACGACATGATGCTGATGCAGCTTATGGACAACGGAAATAACTATGTGGCAGTTGTGTTTGCTATGCAACTGGTACAAACCTACTTCATCGACGAACGCCCCAACTCGGTTATTACGGAAAACGATCTGTTGAACACGATTGATCTGCTGGCTAGATTGGCCGTTCATTCAAGAGCTCCTGAAGGTTTGGCACATTTAATTGAAATGCTTCGCTCGAACCATGACCCCAACACGTTCTTGGTGGATCGTGCACTCGCTGGACCGACGTCGTACATCCACTCAGGCATCATTCAGGCTAGG GCTACCGATATCGAAGACCCACCAGGTTTCGCCGATCGAACGGAGTATCTGTTGAAGGATTGGATTACCATCTATCACACTCAGGCTGCCGGCCGAGATCCAATTAAGGCTTTCAGTATCTTCGTGAACAAAATGAATGTGTACGGGATATTAAAGGGTGACGAACCGCTTACAAGATTTTTCCGTCATGCAACCCAATGTTGCATTGATTTGACTTATCGGAACATGAACGATCCAAGCTCGAAATCGAAAATATTCCAATGGATTGACGCTTACGTGCGCTTGATTGCTTTGCTTGTGAAGCACTCCGGAGAGAGTGGCAATTCGAGTACTAAGCTCAATCTACTGAATAAG GTGTTGGGAATTGTAGTAGGAATTCTGCTGCAAGATCAGGAAGTGCATGGTACAGCTTTCCAACAGCTGGGCTACCACCGAATCTTCATAATGCTGTTCCTCGAGCTAAGTGCGCATGATCCAGTACTGGAAAATATCAGCCTCAGTGTAATTACAGCTTTCTGTCACACGTTCCACATTCTAAGACCATCGCTAGCACCAGGGTTCTGCTACTCCTGGTTGGAACTCATCTCGCACCGTGTTTTTATCGGTCGCATTCTGGCTTCGATTCCTCAACAGAAGGGATGGTCCATGTATTCACAACTGCTGATTGATCTGTTTAAATATCTCGCTCCGTTCCTCCGTAATGCAGAACTTGCCAAGCCGGTTCAGCATCTTTATAAAGGAACATTGCGAGTATTGCTAGTGTTGTTGCATGATTTCCCCGAGTTTCTGTGCGATTATCATTTTGGATTTTGCGATGTTATTCCTCCGAACTGTATCCAGATGAGGAATCTGATCCTGTCGGCGTATCCTAGGAACATGCGTCTACCGGATCCATTCACACCGAATTTGAAG GTTGATATGTTGACCGACATCGGTGGAGCACCTCGAATTTTCACCAACTATGCCGCTGCAATAACTCCCAACAGTTTTAAAAAAGATCTGGATTCGTATCTGAAGGCACGTTCACCGGTGACGTTCCTCTCGGAATTGCGTAGTAATTTACAAATTTCCAACGAGCCCGGTTCCCGGTACAACATCCCGCTGATGAACGCTCTGGTGTTGTACGTAGGAACGCAGGCAATCGCCCATATTCG CAGTTCGAAGAATCTGGGTCCCACGATGGCAACTATTGTGCACAGCGCCCATATGGACATTTTCCAGAATCTTGCGGTGGATCTAGATAACGAGGGTCGATATCTGTTCTTGAATGCAATTGCTAACCAGTTGCGATATCCGAACAGTCATACGCATTACTTTAGCTGCGCGATACTGTATCTCTTTGTGGAGGCCAACTCCGAGGCGATTCAG GAACAAATTACTCGCGTTCTGCTGGAACGACTGATTGTGAACCGTCCACACCCGTGGGGCCTTCTGATAACATTTATCGAGCTGATCAAAAATCCGGCGTATAAGTTCTGGGATCACGATTTCGTGCACTGTGCACCGGAAATCGAAAA ATTATTCGAATCGGTGGCCAATTCGTGCATGGTTGTCAAATCGAAGAGTCAACAGCAGATGCCGAATGTGGAGTCGGAAATTGCGGAATGCAATTAG